A single Mangifera indica cultivar Alphonso chromosome 20, CATAS_Mindica_2.1, whole genome shotgun sequence DNA region contains:
- the LOC123204958 gene encoding uncharacterized protein LOC123204958, whose amino-acid sequence MASTVSFSISSPSSFTLSRKLYGPFFPQKLYRSFVPQKLCFRKPISVKASSTSLDYSTPSVLEKQPAPLKSGNWQWKFKDNLINIYYEEHDRESSDPPKNILMIPTISDVSTVEEWRSVAKDIAQREGKVNWRTTIVDWPGLGYSDRPKMDYNADVMETFVVDFINAPDSPVSSSENDLVVFGGGHAATITVRAAKKGLVKPTAIAAVAPTWAGPLPIVFGRDSSMETRYGLLRGTLRAPGVGWMMYNMLVSNEKAIQSQYKSHVYENPDNVTSDIVESRYALTKRKGARYVPASFLTGLLDPVNSREEFLELFADLEGKIPVLVMSSASSPKRSKAEMEALKGAKGVSKFVEVPGALLPQEEFPTIVAEELYRFLQEISEANA is encoded by the exons ATGGCTTCCACTGTATCATTCTCCATCTCTTCACCTTCTTCTTTCACTCTTTCTCGCAAACTGTACGGACCATTTTTCCCTCAAAAACTTTACAGATCATTTGTCCCTCAAAAACTCTGCTTTCGAAAACCCATTTCAGTCAAGGCTTCTTCAACTTCTCTCGATTACTCTACCCCCTCAGTCCTCGAAAAACAACCCGCCCCATTAAAG AGTGGTAATTGGCAATGGAAATTCAAggataatttaatcaatatctATTATGAGGAACATGACAGGGAGAGCTCTGACCCTCCCAAAAATATCCTTATGATACCAACGATTTCTGATGTTAGCACTGTTGAAGAATGGAGATCTGTGGCTAAAGACATTGCTCAACGAGAGGGCAAAGTCAATTGGAGGACTACTATTGTTGATTGGCCTGGTTTGGGTTACTCTGATAGGCCAAAAATGGATTACAATGCTGATGTCATGGAGACGTTCGTGGTTGACTTCATCAATGCGCCGGATAGCCCTGTAAGCTCATCAG AAAATGATTTGGTCGTCTTTGGAGGGGGGCATGCTGCCACAATAACAGTTCGTGCTGCAAAAAAGGGTTTGGTAAAACCCACAGCAATTGCTGCTGTTGCACCCACCTGGGCTGGTCCACTCCCCATTGTATTTGGTCGAGATTCTAGCATGGAAACAAG ATATGGGCTGCTGAGGGGAACCTTAAGGGCTCCAGGCGTAGGCTGGATGATGTATAACATGCTTGTCAGCAATGAGAAGGCAATTCAATCCCAATATAAATCTCATGTCTATGAAAATCCTGACAATGTAACTTCAGACATTGTAGAAAGCAGATATGCTCTTACAAAAAGGAAAGGAGCACGATATGTTCCTGCTTCTTTCTTGACTGGTCTCCTCGACCCAGTTAATTCACGAGAGGAGTTCCTTGAATTGTTTGCAGATTTGGAGGGAAAAATACCGGTTCTGGTCATGTCAAGTGCAAGTTCTCCAAAGAGGTCAAAAGCTGAGATGGAAGCACTCAAAGGAGCCAAAGGGGTCAGCAAGTTTGTTGAGGTTCCAGGTGCTCTGTTGCCACAAGAAGAGTTTCCCACAATTGTTGCAGAGGAGCTTTACCGGTTTCTGCAAGAAATTTCTGAAGCAAACGCATGA
- the LOC123204652 gene encoding tetraspanin-10-like isoform X1 — protein MGMGTSTFLIRWINFLTMLFAIAVIIFGVWMSTHHDDCRRSLTLPVLGLGAFIFAISIIGFLGALKRNSILLWIYLIMLCLVLVAILVFTVLVFIVTNNGSGHSVAGLRYKEYELKDYSSWFRKELNNTENWKRLKSCLVKKHDCNNLSKKYKTLKQYKSAKLTPIEAGCCQPPSECGYPVVNATYYDLSFHPVSSNKDCKLYKNSQAVKCYNCDSCKAGVAQYMKTEWRIVATFNMVLFIVLSIVYFVGCCARRNAVRRRSKI, from the exons ATGGGTATGGGAACAAGCACTTTTTTAATCAGATGGATTAACTTTCTAACCATG CTCTTTGCTATTGCTGTTATAATTTTTGGGGTATGGATGAGCACTCATCACGACGACTGTCGAAGGTCCCTCACTCTCCCTGTCTTAGGCCTTGGTGCTTTCATCTTTGCAAT ATCTATAATTGGCTTCTTGGGTGCATTGAAGAGAAATTCCATACTATTGTGGATT TATCTCATCATGTTGTGCTTGGTTTTGGTGGCAATTTTGGTGTTCACAGTGTTGGT GTTTATTGTCACAAATAATGGATCAGGTCATAGTGTGGCTGGTTTGAG GTACAAGGAGTATGAGCTTAAGGATTACAGTTCATGGTTTCGTAAAGAG CTGAACAATACCGAAAATTGGAAGCGCTTGAAGAGCTGTCTTGTGAAAAAACATGACTGCAATAatctatcaaaaaaatataag ACTCTTAAGCAGTACAAGTCAGCAAAATTGACCCCCATTGAAGCTGGTTGTTGCCAACCACCATCTGA ATGCGGTTATCCAGTGGTAAATGCAACATACTACGACTTGAGCTTTCATCCTGTTAGTTCCAACAAAGACTGCAAACTCTATAAAAATTCTCAAGCTGTGAAGTGCTACAATTGTGATTCCTGCAA GGCTGGTGTTGCACAATACATGAAAACTGAGTGGAGAATAGTTGCAACTTTTAATATGGTTCTCTTTATTGTGCTG TCAATTGTATACTTTGTGGGATGCTGTGCAAGGCGAAATGCTGTAAGAAGACgctcaaaaatttga
- the LOC123204652 gene encoding tetraspanin-10-like isoform X2: MGMGTSTFLIRWINFLTMLFAIAVIIFGVWMSTHHDDCRRSLTLPVLGLGAFIFAMFIVTNNGSGHSVAGLRYKEYELKDYSSWFRKELNNTENWKRLKSCLVKKHDCNNLSKKYKTLKQYKSAKLTPIEAGCCQPPSECGYPVVNATYYDLSFHPVSSNKDCKLYKNSQAVKCYNCDSCKAGVAQYMKTEWRIVATFNMVLFIVLSIVYFVGCCARRNAVRRRSKI; the protein is encoded by the exons ATGGGTATGGGAACAAGCACTTTTTTAATCAGATGGATTAACTTTCTAACCATG CTCTTTGCTATTGCTGTTATAATTTTTGGGGTATGGATGAGCACTCATCACGACGACTGTCGAAGGTCCCTCACTCTCCCTGTCTTAGGCCTTGGTGCTTTCATCTTTGCAAT GTTTATTGTCACAAATAATGGATCAGGTCATAGTGTGGCTGGTTTGAG GTACAAGGAGTATGAGCTTAAGGATTACAGTTCATGGTTTCGTAAAGAG CTGAACAATACCGAAAATTGGAAGCGCTTGAAGAGCTGTCTTGTGAAAAAACATGACTGCAATAatctatcaaaaaaatataag ACTCTTAAGCAGTACAAGTCAGCAAAATTGACCCCCATTGAAGCTGGTTGTTGCCAACCACCATCTGA ATGCGGTTATCCAGTGGTAAATGCAACATACTACGACTTGAGCTTTCATCCTGTTAGTTCCAACAAAGACTGCAAACTCTATAAAAATTCTCAAGCTGTGAAGTGCTACAATTGTGATTCCTGCAA GGCTGGTGTTGCACAATACATGAAAACTGAGTGGAGAATAGTTGCAACTTTTAATATGGTTCTCTTTATTGTGCTG TCAATTGTATACTTTGTGGGATGCTGTGCAAGGCGAAATGCTGTAAGAAGACgctcaaaaatttga